A single Syngnathoides biaculeatus isolate LvHL_M chromosome 18, ASM1980259v1, whole genome shotgun sequence DNA region contains:
- the LOC133491870 gene encoding unconventional myosin-Ic-like isoform X2 has product MRYQGREVDIEGRVRLVMESTLTARDRVGVQDFLLLENHNSEAAFIENLRRRFRENLIYTYIGSVLVSVNPCKELEIYSKPQMDRYRGVGFYEIAPHIFAVSENAYRAMRNTSKGQCILISGESGAGKTEASKKILLYYAVNHHASTLGDRLLQSASVLEAFGNAKTLRNDNSSRFGKYMDVQFDFKGTPAGGHITTYLLEKSRVVHQNHGQRNFHVFYQLLDGGSNELLQMLDLERNPQNYDYLVKGSCSKVGSVSDKNNWKVLMNALSAIGFTGDDLQNLLNIVASVLHLGNAQFGEGEEGATHITAQMAMANAAKLLGLDASTLGEALTHKKLSAKGEEAIVPLNFEQAMSARDALARAVYGWAFAWLVEKLNRSLALQDDTDHSNKTFPVIGLVDIYGFEVLQRNSFEQFCVNYCSEKLQQLFIALTLRSEQEEYTTEEIAWETVPYFDNKIICDLIEEKHKGIVAVLDEESLRPGETGDALFLEKLEDSLGARPHFVTHKLANGKVRKPVSPDHFRLLHYAGEVNYDVAGFLEKNNDSLNRSLKEVMRQSDNQIIRLCFSREEVTEQKRPQMAAGRLKKSLLKLSDLLAAKEPSYVRCVKANDTKQPGQFDQVLVRHQVRYLGLMETLRVRRAGFAYRRSFEAFLQRYKPLCPATWPNWYGSVEDGVAALVEHLGYHEGEYKLGRSKIFIRNPKTLFLTEDALQAKKPEMALMVQTSWRGYRERAKYKRIRHAVIVIQSAWRGTKARRRAKRRRRAADLIRSLIKGFIYRHQDHCAENAYFLDHVRYSFLKRLSKNLPTSVLDKSWPASPRSVAEASEHLRTLHVRNMVVKYCTGIRPEWKNQMTQKVVASQIFKEQKDSYPQSVGRLFLDTRIERERINLKVLQTLGSDKVQYGVPVTKYDRRGFKPRPRQFLLSNTFAVLVDRTRIKERLDYAALGGISVSSLGDGMVILHVPTEDSKQKGDLLLHCDHVIELVTKLALMARMLNHVNVKAGSVRFAGARGHEGVVDFVRGSELKVAKGKRGHLLVDSSKGATSSTSRSS; this is encoded by the exons GAGGTGGACATCGAGGGCCGGGTGCGGCTGGTGATGGAGAGCACCCTGACGGCCCGGGACCGGGTCGGAGTGCAGGATTTTCTCCTGCTGGAGAACCACAACAGCGAGGCGGCCTTCATCGAGAACCTGCGGCGACGTTTCCGAGAAAACCTCATCTAT ACCTACATCGGCTCGGTGCTGGTGTCGGTGAACCCTTGCAAAGAGTTGGAGATCTACTCCAAGCCGCAGATGGACCGCTACCGAGGAGTCGGCTTCTATGAAATAGCGCCGCACAT CTTTGCAGTGTCAGAGAACGCGTACCGGGCCATGCGGAACACCTCCAAGGGTCAATGTATTCTCATATCGGGGGAGAGCGGCGCCGGCAAAACGGAAGCCTCGAAGAAGATCCTCCTCTACTACGCCGTCAATCATCACGCGAGCACTCTCGGGGACCGCCTGCTCCAGTCCGCCTCCGTTCTGGAG GCGTTCGGCAACGCCAAAACGCTCAGGAATGACAACTCGAGCCGCTTTGGGAAATATATGGATGTGCAGTTTGACTTCAAG GGGACGCCTGCTGGCGGCCACATCACCACTTACTTGCTGGAGAAATCTCGTGTCGTCCACCAGAACCACGGACAAAGAAACTTCCACGTCTTCTATCAGCTTCTGGACGGCGGGAGCAACGAACTTCTCCAGATGCTCGACCTCGAAAGAAACCCTCAGAACTACGACTATCTGGTGAAG GGAAGCTGCTCCAAAGTCGGCTCCGTCAGTGACAAGAATAATTGGAAAGTTTTGATGAATGCGTTGTCTGCTATCGGCTTCACCGGGGACGACCTGCAG AATTTACTGAACATCGTCGCCAGCGTTCTCCACCTGGGAAACGCTCAGTTTGGAGAAGGGGAGGAAGGCGCAACGCACATTACCGCTCAGATGGCGATGGCAAATGCCGCAAAG CTGCTGGGTCTCGACGCCTCAACCCTCGGCGAGGCTCTGACGCACAAGAAGCTCAGCGCCAAAGGGGAGGAG GCGATCGTCCCGCTCAACTTCGAGCAAGCGATGTCCGCCCGAGACGCTTTAGCCAGAGCTGTGTACGGTTGGGCCTTCGCTTGGCTGGTGGAGAAGCTCAATCGATCGCTTGCTCTTCAG GACGATACGGACCACAGCAATAAGACCTTCCCGGTGATCGGTCTTGTGGACATTTATGGCTTTGAGGTGCTACAGCGCAACAG TTTTGAGCAGTTCTGCGTCAACTACTGCAGCGAGAAGCTCCAGCAGCTCTTTATTGCGCTCACCCTCAGATCCGAGCAAGAGGAGTACACAACAGAGGAAATAGCG TGGGAGACGGTGCCGTACTTTGACAACAAAATCATCTGCGACCTGATCGAGGAGAAGCACAAGGGCATCGTCGCCGTCCTG GATGAGGAGTCTCTGAGACCCGGGGAGACCGGTGACGCCCTCTTCCTGGAGAAACTGGAGGACTCGCTCGGCGCCCGTCCCCATTTCGTCAC TCACAAGCTGGCAAATGGGAAAGTCCGAAAGCCGGTGAGCCCAGACCACTTCAGGCTGCTGCACTACGCTGGGGAGGTCAACTACGATGTTGCTG GTTTCCTGGAGAAGAACAATGACTCATTGAACAGGAGCCTAAAGGAG GTCATGCGCCAGTCAGACAACCAGATCATACGCTTGTGTTTCTCCAGAGAGGAAGTGACAGAGCAGAAACGCCCACAGATG GCTGCCGGCCGCTTGAAAAAGAGCCTGTTGAAACTCTCGGACCTCCTGGCGGCTAAAGAACCGTCGTATGTGCGCTGCGTCAAAGCCAATGACACCAAGCAGCCAG GTCAATTTGACCAAGTTCTCGTCAGACACCAGGTCAGGTACCTCGGCCTGATGGAGACCCTCCGGGTCAGGAGAGCCGGCTTTGCATACAGACGCAGCTTTGAAGCCTTCCTGCAGAG GTACAAGCCCCTGTGCCCTGCGACGTGGCCCAACTGGTACGGCAGTGTCGAAGACGGTGTGGCCGCTCTGGTGGAGCATCTGGGATACCACGAGGGGGAATACAAACTGGGCAG GTCCAAGATATTCATTCGTAACCCCAAAACTCTCTTTCTGACTGAAGATGCGCTTCAAGCCAAAAAGCCAGAGATGG CTTTGATGGTGCAGACATCGTGgagaggctacagggagagagCCAAGTACAAACGCATCAGACACGCCG TCATAGTGATTCAATCGGCGTGGCGAGGAACGAAAGCGCGCCGGAGGGCAAAGAGACGTCGACGGGCTGCCGACTTAATCCGCAG cttGATTAAAGGCTTCATCTACCGTCACCAGGACCACTGTGCAGAAAATGCTTACTTCTTGGATCACGTGCGTTACTCCTTCCTCAAGAGGCTCAGCAAAAACCTGCCCACAAGCGTTTTGGACAAAAGCTGGCCGGCGTCTCCTCGCTCCGTCGCCGAG GCCTCCGAGCACCTGCGCACGCTGCACGTGCGGAACATGGTCGTCAAGTACTGCACCGGGATCCGGCCCGAGTGGAAGAATCAA ATGACGCAGAAGGTTGTCGCCAGCCAGATCTTCAAGGAGCAGAAGGACAGCTATCCTCAGAGCGTTGGCCGGCTGTTTTTGGACACCAGGATCG AACGCGAGCGGATCAATCTCAAGGTTCTCCAGACactcggcagtgacaaagtgcAG TACGGCGTCCCCGTCACCAAGTACGACAGGAGAGGTTTCAAGCCCCGCCCCCGCCAGTTCCTCCTTTCCAACACCTTCGCCGTGCTGGTGGACAGGACCAGGATCAAGGAGAGGCTCGACTACGCGGCGCTCGGAG GTATCTCTGTGAGCTCTCTCGGCGACGGGATGGTCATTCTGCACGTGCCCACCGAGGACAGCAAGCAAAAG GGTGACCTGCTGCTGCACTGCGACCACGTGATCGAGCTGGTGACCAAGTTGGCTCTGATGGCCCGCATGTTGAACCACGTCAACGTGAAGGCCGGCAG CGTCAGGTTCGCGGGGGCGCGAGGACACGAGGGCGTCGTCGATTTCGTCAGGGGCTCCGAGCTCAAGGTGGCCAAAGGCAAAAGGGGTCACCTGCTCGTG gaCTCCAGCAAGGGGGCGACGTCGAGCACGTCACGTTCGAGTTGA
- the LOC133491870 gene encoding unconventional myosin-Ic-like isoform X1, producing MRYQGREVDIEGRVRLVMESTLTARDRVGVQDFLLLENHNSEAAFIENLRRRFRENLIYTYIGSVLVSVNPCKELEIYSKPQMDRYRGVGFYEIAPHIFAVSENAYRAMRNTSKGQCILISGESGAGKTEASKKILLYYAVNHHASTLGDRLLQSASVLEAFGNAKTLRNDNSSRFGKYMDVQFDFKGTPAGGHITTYLLEKSRVVHQNHGQRNFHVFYQLLDGGSNELLQMLDLERNPQNYDYLVKGSCSKVGSVSDKNNWKVLMNALSAIGFTGDDLQNLLNIVASVLHLGNAQFGEGEEGATHITAQMAMANAAKLLGLDASTLGEALTHKKLSAKGEEAIVPLNFEQAMSARDALARAVYGWAFAWLVEKLNRSLALQDDTDHSNKTFPVIGLVDIYGFEVLQRNSFEQFCVNYCSEKLQQLFIALTLRSEQEEYTTEEIAWETVPYFDNKIICDLIEEKHKGIVAVLDEESLRPGETGDALFLEKLEDSLGARPHFVTYGHKLANGKVRKPVSPDHFRLLHYAGEVNYDVAGFLEKNNDSLNRSLKEVMRQSDNQIIRLCFSREEVTEQKRPQMAAGRLKKSLLKLSDLLAAKEPSYVRCVKANDTKQPGQFDQVLVRHQVRYLGLMETLRVRRAGFAYRRSFEAFLQRYKPLCPATWPNWYGSVEDGVAALVEHLGYHEGEYKLGRSKIFIRNPKTLFLTEDALQAKKPEMALMVQTSWRGYRERAKYKRIRHAVIVIQSAWRGTKARRRAKRRRRAADLIRSLIKGFIYRHQDHCAENAYFLDHVRYSFLKRLSKNLPTSVLDKSWPASPRSVAEASEHLRTLHVRNMVVKYCTGIRPEWKNQMTQKVVASQIFKEQKDSYPQSVGRLFLDTRIERERINLKVLQTLGSDKVQYGVPVTKYDRRGFKPRPRQFLLSNTFAVLVDRTRIKERLDYAALGGISVSSLGDGMVILHVPTEDSKQKGDLLLHCDHVIELVTKLALMARMLNHVNVKAGSVRFAGARGHEGVVDFVRGSELKVAKGKRGHLLVDSSKGATSSTSRSS from the exons GAGGTGGACATCGAGGGCCGGGTGCGGCTGGTGATGGAGAGCACCCTGACGGCCCGGGACCGGGTCGGAGTGCAGGATTTTCTCCTGCTGGAGAACCACAACAGCGAGGCGGCCTTCATCGAGAACCTGCGGCGACGTTTCCGAGAAAACCTCATCTAT ACCTACATCGGCTCGGTGCTGGTGTCGGTGAACCCTTGCAAAGAGTTGGAGATCTACTCCAAGCCGCAGATGGACCGCTACCGAGGAGTCGGCTTCTATGAAATAGCGCCGCACAT CTTTGCAGTGTCAGAGAACGCGTACCGGGCCATGCGGAACACCTCCAAGGGTCAATGTATTCTCATATCGGGGGAGAGCGGCGCCGGCAAAACGGAAGCCTCGAAGAAGATCCTCCTCTACTACGCCGTCAATCATCACGCGAGCACTCTCGGGGACCGCCTGCTCCAGTCCGCCTCCGTTCTGGAG GCGTTCGGCAACGCCAAAACGCTCAGGAATGACAACTCGAGCCGCTTTGGGAAATATATGGATGTGCAGTTTGACTTCAAG GGGACGCCTGCTGGCGGCCACATCACCACTTACTTGCTGGAGAAATCTCGTGTCGTCCACCAGAACCACGGACAAAGAAACTTCCACGTCTTCTATCAGCTTCTGGACGGCGGGAGCAACGAACTTCTCCAGATGCTCGACCTCGAAAGAAACCCTCAGAACTACGACTATCTGGTGAAG GGAAGCTGCTCCAAAGTCGGCTCCGTCAGTGACAAGAATAATTGGAAAGTTTTGATGAATGCGTTGTCTGCTATCGGCTTCACCGGGGACGACCTGCAG AATTTACTGAACATCGTCGCCAGCGTTCTCCACCTGGGAAACGCTCAGTTTGGAGAAGGGGAGGAAGGCGCAACGCACATTACCGCTCAGATGGCGATGGCAAATGCCGCAAAG CTGCTGGGTCTCGACGCCTCAACCCTCGGCGAGGCTCTGACGCACAAGAAGCTCAGCGCCAAAGGGGAGGAG GCGATCGTCCCGCTCAACTTCGAGCAAGCGATGTCCGCCCGAGACGCTTTAGCCAGAGCTGTGTACGGTTGGGCCTTCGCTTGGCTGGTGGAGAAGCTCAATCGATCGCTTGCTCTTCAG GACGATACGGACCACAGCAATAAGACCTTCCCGGTGATCGGTCTTGTGGACATTTATGGCTTTGAGGTGCTACAGCGCAACAG TTTTGAGCAGTTCTGCGTCAACTACTGCAGCGAGAAGCTCCAGCAGCTCTTTATTGCGCTCACCCTCAGATCCGAGCAAGAGGAGTACACAACAGAGGAAATAGCG TGGGAGACGGTGCCGTACTTTGACAACAAAATCATCTGCGACCTGATCGAGGAGAAGCACAAGGGCATCGTCGCCGTCCTG GATGAGGAGTCTCTGAGACCCGGGGAGACCGGTGACGCCCTCTTCCTGGAGAAACTGGAGGACTCGCTCGGCGCCCGTCCCCATTTCGTCACGTACGG TCACAAGCTGGCAAATGGGAAAGTCCGAAAGCCGGTGAGCCCAGACCACTTCAGGCTGCTGCACTACGCTGGGGAGGTCAACTACGATGTTGCTG GTTTCCTGGAGAAGAACAATGACTCATTGAACAGGAGCCTAAAGGAG GTCATGCGCCAGTCAGACAACCAGATCATACGCTTGTGTTTCTCCAGAGAGGAAGTGACAGAGCAGAAACGCCCACAGATG GCTGCCGGCCGCTTGAAAAAGAGCCTGTTGAAACTCTCGGACCTCCTGGCGGCTAAAGAACCGTCGTATGTGCGCTGCGTCAAAGCCAATGACACCAAGCAGCCAG GTCAATTTGACCAAGTTCTCGTCAGACACCAGGTCAGGTACCTCGGCCTGATGGAGACCCTCCGGGTCAGGAGAGCCGGCTTTGCATACAGACGCAGCTTTGAAGCCTTCCTGCAGAG GTACAAGCCCCTGTGCCCTGCGACGTGGCCCAACTGGTACGGCAGTGTCGAAGACGGTGTGGCCGCTCTGGTGGAGCATCTGGGATACCACGAGGGGGAATACAAACTGGGCAG GTCCAAGATATTCATTCGTAACCCCAAAACTCTCTTTCTGACTGAAGATGCGCTTCAAGCCAAAAAGCCAGAGATGG CTTTGATGGTGCAGACATCGTGgagaggctacagggagagagCCAAGTACAAACGCATCAGACACGCCG TCATAGTGATTCAATCGGCGTGGCGAGGAACGAAAGCGCGCCGGAGGGCAAAGAGACGTCGACGGGCTGCCGACTTAATCCGCAG cttGATTAAAGGCTTCATCTACCGTCACCAGGACCACTGTGCAGAAAATGCTTACTTCTTGGATCACGTGCGTTACTCCTTCCTCAAGAGGCTCAGCAAAAACCTGCCCACAAGCGTTTTGGACAAAAGCTGGCCGGCGTCTCCTCGCTCCGTCGCCGAG GCCTCCGAGCACCTGCGCACGCTGCACGTGCGGAACATGGTCGTCAAGTACTGCACCGGGATCCGGCCCGAGTGGAAGAATCAA ATGACGCAGAAGGTTGTCGCCAGCCAGATCTTCAAGGAGCAGAAGGACAGCTATCCTCAGAGCGTTGGCCGGCTGTTTTTGGACACCAGGATCG AACGCGAGCGGATCAATCTCAAGGTTCTCCAGACactcggcagtgacaaagtgcAG TACGGCGTCCCCGTCACCAAGTACGACAGGAGAGGTTTCAAGCCCCGCCCCCGCCAGTTCCTCCTTTCCAACACCTTCGCCGTGCTGGTGGACAGGACCAGGATCAAGGAGAGGCTCGACTACGCGGCGCTCGGAG GTATCTCTGTGAGCTCTCTCGGCGACGGGATGGTCATTCTGCACGTGCCCACCGAGGACAGCAAGCAAAAG GGTGACCTGCTGCTGCACTGCGACCACGTGATCGAGCTGGTGACCAAGTTGGCTCTGATGGCCCGCATGTTGAACCACGTCAACGTGAAGGCCGGCAG CGTCAGGTTCGCGGGGGCGCGAGGACACGAGGGCGTCGTCGATTTCGTCAGGGGCTCCGAGCTCAAGGTGGCCAAAGGCAAAAGGGGTCACCTGCTCGTG gaCTCCAGCAAGGGGGCGACGTCGAGCACGTCACGTTCGAGTTGA
- the LOC133491870 gene encoding unconventional myosin-Ic-like isoform X3, translating to MRYQGREVDIEGRVRLVMESTLTARDRVGVQDFLLLENHNSEAAFIENLRRRFRENLIYTYIGSVLVSVNPCKELEIYSKPQMDRYRGVGFYEIAPHIFAVSENAYRAMRNTSKGQCILISGESGAGKTEASKKILLYYAVNHHASTLGDRLLQSASVLEAFGNAKTLRNDNSSRFGKYMDVQFDFKGTPAGGHITTYLLEKSRVVHQNHGQRNFHVFYQLLDGGSNELLQMLDLERNPQNYDYLVKGSCSKVGSVSDKNNWKVLMNALSAIGFTGDDLQNLLNIVASVLHLGNAQFGEGEEGATHITAQMAMANAAKLLGLDASTLGEALTHKKLSAKGEEAIVPLNFEQAMSARDALARAVYGWAFAWLVEKLNRSLALQDDTDHSNKTFPVIGLVDIYGFEVLQRNSFEQFCVNYCSEKLQQLFIALTLRSEQEEYTTEEIAWETVPYFDNKIICDLIEEKHKGIVAVLDEESLRPGETGDALFLEKLEDSLGARPHFVTHKLANGKVRKPVSPDHFRLLHYAGEVNYDVAGFLEKNNDSLNRSLKEVMRQSDNQIIRLCFSREEVTEQKRPQMAAGRLKKSLLKLSDLLAAKEPSYVRCVKANDTKQPGQFDQVLVRHQVRYLGLMETLRVRRAGFAYRRSFEAFLQRYKPLCPATWPNWYGSVEDGVAALVEHLGYHEGEYKLGRSKIFIRNPKTLFLTEDALQAKKPEMALMVQTSWRGYRERAKYKRIRHAVIVIQSAWRGTKARRRAKRRRRAADLIRSLIKGFIYRHQDHCAENAYFLDHVRYSFLKRLSKNLPTSVLDKSWPASPRSVAEASEHLRTLHVRNMVVKYCTGIRPEWKNQMTQKVVASQIFKEQKDSYPQSVGRLFLDTRIERERINLKVLQTLGSDKVQYGVPVTKYDRRGFKPRPRQFLLSNTFAVLVDRTRIKERLDYAALGGISVSSLGDGMVILHVPTEDSKQKGDLLLHCDHVIELVTKLALMARMLNHVNVKAGSVRFAGARGHEGVVDFVRGSELKVAKGKRGHLLVTAPRIDAT from the exons GAGGTGGACATCGAGGGCCGGGTGCGGCTGGTGATGGAGAGCACCCTGACGGCCCGGGACCGGGTCGGAGTGCAGGATTTTCTCCTGCTGGAGAACCACAACAGCGAGGCGGCCTTCATCGAGAACCTGCGGCGACGTTTCCGAGAAAACCTCATCTAT ACCTACATCGGCTCGGTGCTGGTGTCGGTGAACCCTTGCAAAGAGTTGGAGATCTACTCCAAGCCGCAGATGGACCGCTACCGAGGAGTCGGCTTCTATGAAATAGCGCCGCACAT CTTTGCAGTGTCAGAGAACGCGTACCGGGCCATGCGGAACACCTCCAAGGGTCAATGTATTCTCATATCGGGGGAGAGCGGCGCCGGCAAAACGGAAGCCTCGAAGAAGATCCTCCTCTACTACGCCGTCAATCATCACGCGAGCACTCTCGGGGACCGCCTGCTCCAGTCCGCCTCCGTTCTGGAG GCGTTCGGCAACGCCAAAACGCTCAGGAATGACAACTCGAGCCGCTTTGGGAAATATATGGATGTGCAGTTTGACTTCAAG GGGACGCCTGCTGGCGGCCACATCACCACTTACTTGCTGGAGAAATCTCGTGTCGTCCACCAGAACCACGGACAAAGAAACTTCCACGTCTTCTATCAGCTTCTGGACGGCGGGAGCAACGAACTTCTCCAGATGCTCGACCTCGAAAGAAACCCTCAGAACTACGACTATCTGGTGAAG GGAAGCTGCTCCAAAGTCGGCTCCGTCAGTGACAAGAATAATTGGAAAGTTTTGATGAATGCGTTGTCTGCTATCGGCTTCACCGGGGACGACCTGCAG AATTTACTGAACATCGTCGCCAGCGTTCTCCACCTGGGAAACGCTCAGTTTGGAGAAGGGGAGGAAGGCGCAACGCACATTACCGCTCAGATGGCGATGGCAAATGCCGCAAAG CTGCTGGGTCTCGACGCCTCAACCCTCGGCGAGGCTCTGACGCACAAGAAGCTCAGCGCCAAAGGGGAGGAG GCGATCGTCCCGCTCAACTTCGAGCAAGCGATGTCCGCCCGAGACGCTTTAGCCAGAGCTGTGTACGGTTGGGCCTTCGCTTGGCTGGTGGAGAAGCTCAATCGATCGCTTGCTCTTCAG GACGATACGGACCACAGCAATAAGACCTTCCCGGTGATCGGTCTTGTGGACATTTATGGCTTTGAGGTGCTACAGCGCAACAG TTTTGAGCAGTTCTGCGTCAACTACTGCAGCGAGAAGCTCCAGCAGCTCTTTATTGCGCTCACCCTCAGATCCGAGCAAGAGGAGTACACAACAGAGGAAATAGCG TGGGAGACGGTGCCGTACTTTGACAACAAAATCATCTGCGACCTGATCGAGGAGAAGCACAAGGGCATCGTCGCCGTCCTG GATGAGGAGTCTCTGAGACCCGGGGAGACCGGTGACGCCCTCTTCCTGGAGAAACTGGAGGACTCGCTCGGCGCCCGTCCCCATTTCGTCAC TCACAAGCTGGCAAATGGGAAAGTCCGAAAGCCGGTGAGCCCAGACCACTTCAGGCTGCTGCACTACGCTGGGGAGGTCAACTACGATGTTGCTG GTTTCCTGGAGAAGAACAATGACTCATTGAACAGGAGCCTAAAGGAG GTCATGCGCCAGTCAGACAACCAGATCATACGCTTGTGTTTCTCCAGAGAGGAAGTGACAGAGCAGAAACGCCCACAGATG GCTGCCGGCCGCTTGAAAAAGAGCCTGTTGAAACTCTCGGACCTCCTGGCGGCTAAAGAACCGTCGTATGTGCGCTGCGTCAAAGCCAATGACACCAAGCAGCCAG GTCAATTTGACCAAGTTCTCGTCAGACACCAGGTCAGGTACCTCGGCCTGATGGAGACCCTCCGGGTCAGGAGAGCCGGCTTTGCATACAGACGCAGCTTTGAAGCCTTCCTGCAGAG GTACAAGCCCCTGTGCCCTGCGACGTGGCCCAACTGGTACGGCAGTGTCGAAGACGGTGTGGCCGCTCTGGTGGAGCATCTGGGATACCACGAGGGGGAATACAAACTGGGCAG GTCCAAGATATTCATTCGTAACCCCAAAACTCTCTTTCTGACTGAAGATGCGCTTCAAGCCAAAAAGCCAGAGATGG CTTTGATGGTGCAGACATCGTGgagaggctacagggagagagCCAAGTACAAACGCATCAGACACGCCG TCATAGTGATTCAATCGGCGTGGCGAGGAACGAAAGCGCGCCGGAGGGCAAAGAGACGTCGACGGGCTGCCGACTTAATCCGCAG cttGATTAAAGGCTTCATCTACCGTCACCAGGACCACTGTGCAGAAAATGCTTACTTCTTGGATCACGTGCGTTACTCCTTCCTCAAGAGGCTCAGCAAAAACCTGCCCACAAGCGTTTTGGACAAAAGCTGGCCGGCGTCTCCTCGCTCCGTCGCCGAG GCCTCCGAGCACCTGCGCACGCTGCACGTGCGGAACATGGTCGTCAAGTACTGCACCGGGATCCGGCCCGAGTGGAAGAATCAA ATGACGCAGAAGGTTGTCGCCAGCCAGATCTTCAAGGAGCAGAAGGACAGCTATCCTCAGAGCGTTGGCCGGCTGTTTTTGGACACCAGGATCG AACGCGAGCGGATCAATCTCAAGGTTCTCCAGACactcggcagtgacaaagtgcAG TACGGCGTCCCCGTCACCAAGTACGACAGGAGAGGTTTCAAGCCCCGCCCCCGCCAGTTCCTCCTTTCCAACACCTTCGCCGTGCTGGTGGACAGGACCAGGATCAAGGAGAGGCTCGACTACGCGGCGCTCGGAG GTATCTCTGTGAGCTCTCTCGGCGACGGGATGGTCATTCTGCACGTGCCCACCGAGGACAGCAAGCAAAAG GGTGACCTGCTGCTGCACTGCGACCACGTGATCGAGCTGGTGACCAAGTTGGCTCTGATGGCCCGCATGTTGAACCACGTCAACGTGAAGGCCGGCAG CGTCAGGTTCGCGGGGGCGCGAGGACACGAGGGCGTCGTCGATTTCGTCAGGGGCTCCGAGCTCAAGGTGGCCAAAGGCAAAAGGGGTCACCTGCTCGTG ACCGCCCCTCGGATCGACGCCACATGA
- the LOC133492222 gene encoding uncharacterized protein LOC133492222, translating to MAAGRLALILLCCVPSLAESSAPAPDVRGAKYGDSFRLARSARSRVQHLLAKYQKSQQLGDENFEDRGGHSKDLPLLSTTFDSWLRLTDWERLDAALSDMQAYGKSLEWKRKELETEEREATGVQALACANLSQSIKHVELDLRDLIGQVKSQMSHIKNARRKPTFPTVQAAPNHSSLSKTVWERSVEGYIILRDLNLYLTKLARDFLLLASKRQ from the exons ATGGCCGCCGGGCGCCTCGCTCTCATCCTTCTGTGTTGCGTCCCGAGCCTCGCCGAGTCGTCGGCTCCGGCGCCGGACGTCCGCGGGGCCAAGTACGGCGACTCCTTCCGCCTGGCGAGGTCCGCCCGAAGCCGCGTCCAGCATCTGCTGGCGAAATAC CAGAAATCGCAGCAGTTAGGAGACGAGAACTTTGAGGACAGAGGAGGTCACTCGAAGGACCTGCCGCTGCTTTCGACAACCTTCGACAGCTGGCTCCGTCTCACG GACTGGGAAAGACTTGACGCCGCTCTGTCCGACATGCAAGCCTACGGGAAGAGTCTGGAGTGGAAGAGGAAAGAGCTGGAGACGGAGGAAAGGGAGGCGACGGGGGTGCAGGCGTTGGCCTGCGCCAATTTGTCCCAGAGCATCAAACACGTTGAGCTGGACCTCAGGGACCTGATCGGCCAAGTCAAAAGTCAG ATGAGTCACATCAAGAACGCGAGAAGGAAGCCGACCTTTCCCACCGTTCAGGCAGCCCCGAACCACTCAAGTCTCTCCAAAACAGTGTGGGAAAGAAGTGTGGAGGGTTACATCATCCTCCGGGATCTCAACCTTTACCTCACCAAGTTGGCACGGGACTTCCTCCTTCTGGCCTCCAAAAGGCAGTGA
- the epd gene encoding ependymin: protein MFSAALLCVFICWTATGHADHHQHCRSPNMTGYFSMMGQRAETRASGQFTYDSTNKKLRLQPNSSFPWNATLDLDLLVFFEEGILYKIDSKNQSCEKKSLQCTKNPFALPSDATYMTTMTSGSVSIEGEGLKFQVWTTPTADSKGQNIMCLTMGCLPLSTIYVSESSTSIFSNMNIELEIKDPDVFVVPSFCQGLPAEEAPEGTVYGFYDEFL, encoded by the exons ATGTTTTCGGCTGCTCTGCTCTGCGTCTTCATCTGCTGGACCGCCACCGGCCACGCGGACCACCATCAGCACTGTC GCTCACCCAACATGACCGGCTACTTTTCAATG ATGGGGCAGAGGGCCGAAACAAGAGCGAGCGGTCAATTCACGTACGACTCCACCAACAAGAAACTCCGGCTCCAGCCCAATTCCAGCTTTCCGTGGAACGCAACCTTGGACCTGGACCTCTTGGTCTTCTTTGAGGAG gggattttgTACAAGATCGACAGCAAAAACCAGAGCTGCGAGAAGAAGTCGCTGCAGTGCACAAAGAACCCTTTTGCGCTCCCCAGCGACGCCACCTACATGACCACAATGACCTCCGGGAGCGTCTCCATTGAGGGCGAAGGCTTGAAGTTTCAAGTTTGGACAACGCCGACGGCAGACTCGAAAG GCCAGAACATCATGTGCCTGACCATGGGCTGTTTGCCACTAAGCACCATCTACGTGAGCGAATCGTCCACGTCCATATTCAG CAACATGAACATTGAACTGGAGATCAAGGATCCGGATGTCTTCGTGGTGCCGTCCTTTTGCCAAGGGTTGCCCGCGGAGGAGGCCCCAGAAGGGACCGTCTACGGCTTCTACGACGAATTCCTGTAA